A genome region from bacterium includes the following:
- the recC gene encoding exodeoxyribonuclease V subunit gamma: MIVHRSNRAEALVDALAELVATPPADPFAPEVVVVQGRGMARWLGLELARRLGIWANPAFPFPRAFIEQVAAAMLGTPPEASMVYAPEGLAWAIAAELPRQLAIPRFAPVGRFLAADRDGSRLLPLARRIADLFDQYAVFRPDLVLRWEEGGGDPGDWQPALWRALVARIGSLHPAARARDLLAALGRGAAPAMPLPARASIFGLATLPPLYVDLLAALAERVELHLFALTPSRDYWGDLPSARERRRALAAAGADAEALHLDAPPLLVSLGRVGRDFQRLFEARVDYQDDPVDRYRDPGTGSLLAALQSDLLDLRRRGDEVPPLAQAVDDASIAIHACHSPMREVEVLHDRLSALFAADPTLRPHDVIVMTPAIDTYAPLIDAVFTSPDRPRIPYAIADRRARATRDVVDAFLRALDLLAGRLPASGVLDLLALEAVHERFGIAAEALDTVRGWSEAAGVRWGADAAHRAAEGLPACDENTWRFGLDRLLLGTALPSGGEPLWAGVLPYGDVEGSEAELLGQFAVYVETLSGFRRRVATAHTPDEWRDLLGELLAAIALQKPAYADQHATVLGVLAAIAERAARAGFTAPLGLAALRRLLEDELAVESAPLGFLTGAVTLCELVPMRTVPFRVVALVGLSDGVFPRVARPLAFDHMAQAPRAGDRTPRDDDRYLFLEAVLAARERLLITYVGRSITDNSELPPSVVVSELLDAIDATVTRPPRPDGSVPRARDGVVHHHPLQPFSPSAFRGDGLHLSVARSQFKGARALCGPRREAPPFLVAALPAAASAVLTLEALVDFFANPSRWFLRERLQLVLPREDEAVDDREPIELLPLEQWEVGQKLLTGCLAGGEATAMYPRLRASGLLPHGTPGRTEVDQHWEMAAAIAREARAQGIAELGDPIDVSLSIDGTTLSGVLPGRGRRGFVQAQYSRVGGGRELELWIRHLMLNATLDPGAVSVLVGRAEKGADMATVRFAPVASAAAHLATLVGLFRLGQSRPLPFFPKTSREYVAASRRRRATFESARKAAGKAFVGREKMPGDGADASVRLLYPEIPPPLREDAPADETAELFTVARAVFQPLLDHRETTP; the protein is encoded by the coding sequence ATGATCGTTCATCGCAGCAACCGCGCCGAGGCGTTGGTCGACGCCCTGGCGGAGCTGGTGGCGACGCCGCCTGCCGATCCGTTCGCGCCGGAGGTGGTCGTCGTCCAGGGCCGCGGCATGGCGCGCTGGCTCGGGCTCGAGCTGGCGCGGCGCCTCGGCATCTGGGCCAACCCCGCCTTTCCGTTCCCGCGCGCCTTCATCGAGCAGGTGGCGGCCGCGATGCTCGGCACGCCGCCCGAGGCGTCGATGGTGTACGCCCCCGAGGGACTCGCGTGGGCGATCGCGGCCGAGTTGCCGCGCCAGCTCGCGATCCCGCGCTTCGCGCCGGTGGGGCGCTTTCTCGCCGCCGACCGCGACGGCAGTCGCCTGCTGCCCCTGGCCCGGCGCATCGCCGATCTGTTCGACCAGTACGCCGTCTTCCGGCCCGACCTGGTGCTGCGCTGGGAGGAGGGCGGCGGCGATCCCGGCGACTGGCAGCCGGCTTTGTGGCGCGCGCTCGTCGCTCGCATCGGGTCGCTGCACCCGGCGGCGCGGGCGCGCGATCTCCTCGCCGCGCTGGGCCGCGGCGCCGCGCCGGCGATGCCGCTGCCGGCGCGCGCCAGCATCTTCGGGCTGGCGACGCTGCCGCCCCTCTACGTCGATCTGCTCGCCGCGCTCGCCGAGCGCGTCGAGCTGCACCTCTTCGCGCTGACGCCGTCGCGCGACTACTGGGGCGATCTGCCGTCGGCGCGTGAACGCCGTCGTGCGCTCGCCGCCGCCGGCGCCGACGCGGAGGCGCTCCATCTCGACGCGCCGCCGCTGCTGGTCTCGCTGGGGCGCGTCGGCCGCGACTTCCAACGGCTCTTCGAGGCTCGCGTCGACTACCAGGACGACCCCGTCGACCGCTATCGCGATCCGGGCACGGGGTCGCTGCTCGCGGCGCTGCAGTCGGATCTCCTCGACTTGCGGCGGCGCGGCGACGAGGTGCCGCCGCTGGCGCAGGCGGTCGACGATGCCTCGATCGCCATCCACGCCTGCCATTCGCCGATGCGCGAGGTCGAGGTGCTGCACGATCGACTGAGCGCGCTCTTCGCTGCCGACCCGACGCTGCGGCCGCACGACGTGATCGTGATGACGCCGGCGATCGACACCTATGCGCCGCTGATCGACGCGGTGTTCACCAGCCCGGACCGACCGCGCATTCCCTATGCCATCGCCGACCGCCGCGCTCGGGCGACGCGCGACGTGGTCGACGCGTTCCTGCGCGCGCTCGACCTGCTCGCCGGCCGCCTGCCGGCGTCGGGCGTTCTCGACCTGCTGGCGCTCGAGGCGGTGCACGAGCGCTTCGGGATCGCCGCCGAGGCGCTCGACACCGTGCGCGGGTGGAGCGAGGCGGCGGGCGTCCGCTGGGGGGCCGACGCGGCTCACCGCGCCGCCGAAGGGTTGCCGGCGTGCGACGAGAACACCTGGCGCTTCGGTCTCGACCGACTGCTGCTGGGAACCGCGCTGCCGAGCGGCGGCGAGCCGCTGTGGGCCGGTGTCCTGCCGTACGGCGACGTCGAGGGCAGCGAGGCCGAGCTGCTCGGTCAGTTCGCGGTCTATGTCGAAACCCTGAGCGGATTCCGCCGCCGCGTGGCGACCGCGCACACGCCCGACGAATGGCGGGACCTGCTGGGCGAGCTGCTCGCCGCGATCGCGCTGCAGAAGCCCGCCTATGCCGATCAGCACGCGACCGTCCTCGGCGTGCTGGCGGCGATCGCCGAGCGCGCCGCCCGCGCCGGATTCACGGCGCCGCTCGGCCTCGCGGCGCTGCGCCGCCTGCTCGAGGACGAGCTGGCGGTGGAATCGGCGCCGCTCGGCTTCCTGACCGGCGCGGTCACGCTGTGCGAGCTGGTGCCCATGCGCACGGTGCCCTTCCGCGTCGTCGCCCTGGTGGGTCTGAGCGATGGCGTCTTTCCGCGCGTCGCGCGCCCGCTCGCCTTCGACCACATGGCGCAGGCGCCGCGCGCCGGCGACCGCACCCCGCGCGACGACGACCGCTACCTGTTCCTCGAGGCAGTGCTCGCGGCGCGCGAGCGGCTCCTCATCACCTACGTCGGCCGCAGCATCACCGACAACAGCGAGCTGCCGCCGTCGGTCGTGGTGAGCGAGTTGCTCGACGCCATCGACGCCACCGTGACGCGGCCGCCGAGGCCGGACGGCAGCGTGCCGCGGGCGCGCGACGGGGTCGTGCACCATCACCCGTTGCAGCCGTTCAGCCCCAGCGCGTTCCGCGGCGACGGCCTGCACCTGAGCGTTGCGCGCTCCCAGTTCAAAGGCGCGCGCGCCCTGTGCGGACCGCGCCGTGAGGCGCCGCCGTTCCTGGTCGCAGCCCTGCCGGCAGCGGCCAGCGCGGTGCTCACCCTCGAGGCCCTGGTCGATTTCTTCGCCAACCCGTCGCGCTGGTTCTTGCGCGAGCGGTTGCAGCTCGTCCTGCCGCGCGAGGATGAGGCGGTGGACGACCGCGAGCCGATCGAGCTGTTGCCACTGGAGCAATGGGAGGTCGGCCAGAAGCTGCTGACGGGCTGCCTGGCCGGTGGCGAGGCGACGGCGATGTATCCCCGCCTGCGCGCCAGCGGCCTGTTGCCGCACGGAACCCCCGGACGGACGGAGGTCGACCAGCACTGGGAGATGGCCGCGGCGATCGCCCGCGAGGCTCGGGCGCAAGGCATCGCCGAGCTGGGCGATCCCATCGACGTATCGCTGTCGATCGATGGGACGACACTGAGCGGCGTGCTGCCGGGGCGCGGCCGGCGCGGGTTCGTGCAGGCCCAATACTCGCGCGTCGGCGGCGGTCGCGAGCTCGAGTTGTGGATCCGCCATCTCATGCTGAACGCCACCCTCGATCCTGGCGCGGTGTCGGTCCTGGTCGGGCGCGCGGAGAAGGGCGCTGACATGGCCACCGTGCGCTTCGCGCCGGTGGCGAGCGCGGCCGCGCACCTGGCGACCCTGGTGGGACTCTTCCGACTCGGCCAGTCGCGACCGCTGCCGTTCTTTCCCAAGACGTCGCGCGAGTACGTGGCGGCCTCGCGTCGCCGTAGGGCGACCTTCGAGTCCGCCCGCAAAGCCGCCGGCAAGGCGTTCGTCGGCCGCGAGAAGATGCCGGGCGACGGCGCCGACGCCAGCGTCCGCCTGCTCTATCCCGAGATCCCCCCGCCGCTGCGCGAGGACGCGCCGGCGGACGAGACGGCGGAGCTGTTCACCGTCGCCCGGGCGGTCTTCCAGCCGCTGCTCGACCACCGGGAGACAACGCCGTGA